The following are encoded in a window of Castanea sativa cultivar Marrone di Chiusa Pesio chromosome 5, ASM4071231v1 genomic DNA:
- the LOC142633728 gene encoding uncharacterized protein LOC142633728 isoform X1 has product MSQLGMILQESVVRERETRTILCFLREQMDGVDGARRRRRSLKERLGLKGMGCCGTTWVFGGTNVRDNNSNNNNNIVDDDEEDDVVVIDVGPAQAPPGHNPDPLCVSPVSSGSGMNLAAALAAERHLRASHELERVATVGPTDTAGTVGTTTTTTAPGTPFRVSLMRLLEETDGGDEETTTTMMSEKEKEKEKGGVEGNDSVCCVCMVRKKGAAFIPCGHTFCRVCSRELWLNRGSCPLCNRSILEILDIF; this is encoded by the coding sequence ATGAGTCAACTCGGTATGATATTGCAGGAATCGGtggtgagagaaagagagacgaGAACGATTCTGTGTTTTCTGAGGGAGCAAATGGACGGTGTAGATGGAGCGCGGAGAAGGCGGAGGAGTCTGAAAGAGCGGCTGGGATTGAAAGGAATGGGCTGTTGTGGGACCACCTGGGTTTTCGGTGGGACCAATGTCAGagacaacaacagcaacaacaacaacaacatcgtCGACGACGACGAAGAAGACGACGTGGTTGTTATCGATGTGGGCCCGGCCCAGGCTCCACCGGGTCACAACCCGGATCCGCTTTGCGTGAGCCCGGTTTCGTCGGGTTCGGGTATGAACTTAGCTGCCGCGTTGGCAGCTGAGAGACACCTTCGTGCGTCGCATGAACTGGAGAGAGTGGCAACAGTGGGACCCACAGACACCGCAGGAACCGTAgggacgacgacgacgacgacagCACCGGGAACGCCGTTCAGGGTTTCGTTGATGAGATTGCTGGAGGAAACGGACGGTGGAGATGAGGAGACGACGACGACGATGATgtcagagaaagagaaagagaaagagaaagggggagTGGAGGGGAATGATTCGGTGTGCTGCGTGTGCATGGTGAGGAAGAAAGGCGCAGCGTTCATACCATGTGGGCACACTTTTTGCAGGGTGTGTTCGAGGGAGCTTTGGTTGAACCGAGGTTCGTGTCCCCTCTGCAACCGTTCGATCCTCGAGATCCTTGACATTTTCTGA
- the LOC142633728 gene encoding uncharacterized protein LOC142633728 isoform X2, translated as MDGVDGARRRRRSLKERLGLKGMGCCGTTWVFGGTNVRDNNSNNNNNIVDDDEEDDVVVIDVGPAQAPPGHNPDPLCVSPVSSGSGMNLAAALAAERHLRASHELERVATVGPTDTAGTVGTTTTTTAPGTPFRVSLMRLLEETDGGDEETTTTMMSEKEKEKEKGGVEGNDSVCCVCMVRKKGAAFIPCGHTFCRVCSRELWLNRGSCPLCNRSILEILDIF; from the coding sequence ATGGACGGTGTAGATGGAGCGCGGAGAAGGCGGAGGAGTCTGAAAGAGCGGCTGGGATTGAAAGGAATGGGCTGTTGTGGGACCACCTGGGTTTTCGGTGGGACCAATGTCAGagacaacaacagcaacaacaacaacaacatcgtCGACGACGACGAAGAAGACGACGTGGTTGTTATCGATGTGGGCCCGGCCCAGGCTCCACCGGGTCACAACCCGGATCCGCTTTGCGTGAGCCCGGTTTCGTCGGGTTCGGGTATGAACTTAGCTGCCGCGTTGGCAGCTGAGAGACACCTTCGTGCGTCGCATGAACTGGAGAGAGTGGCAACAGTGGGACCCACAGACACCGCAGGAACCGTAgggacgacgacgacgacgacagCACCGGGAACGCCGTTCAGGGTTTCGTTGATGAGATTGCTGGAGGAAACGGACGGTGGAGATGAGGAGACGACGACGACGATGATgtcagagaaagagaaagagaaagagaaagggggagTGGAGGGGAATGATTCGGTGTGCTGCGTGTGCATGGTGAGGAAGAAAGGCGCAGCGTTCATACCATGTGGGCACACTTTTTGCAGGGTGTGTTCGAGGGAGCTTTGGTTGAACCGAGGTTCGTGTCCCCTCTGCAACCGTTCGATCCTCGAGATCCTTGACATTTTCTGA